A region from the Deinococcus sp. KSM4-11 genome encodes:
- a CDS encoding DUF3291 domain-containing protein has translation MTAAGMHLAQVNIGRLVAPLDSEQLHGFTSRLDEINALADGWPGFVWRLQGDGDSATDLRPFKDDTILVNMSVWGDVEALRDYVYRSDHLQLLRERRQYFQHMREAFTALWWVPAGHRPTTTEAWERLMHLRRHGPTTHAFTFGQTFGPVTPG, from the coding sequence ATGACAGCCGCCGGAATGCATCTCGCCCAGGTCAATATCGGCCGGCTGGTCGCCCCGCTGGACAGCGAGCAGCTCCATGGCTTCACGTCCCGCCTGGATGAGATCAATGCGCTGGCGGACGGCTGGCCGGGCTTCGTGTGGCGGCTGCAGGGCGACGGGGACAGCGCGACCGATCTGCGGCCCTTCAAGGACGACACGATCCTGGTGAACATGTCCGTGTGGGGGGATGTGGAGGCCCTGCGGGACTACGTGTACCGCAGCGACCACCTGCAACTCCTGCGGGAACGCAGGCAGTACTTCCAGCACATGCGTGAGGCGTTCACCGCCCTGTGGTGGGTGCCTGCCGGGCACCGTCCCACCACGACCGAGGCGTGGGAACGCCTGATGCACCTGCGCCGGCACGGGCCGACGACGCACGCCTTCACGTTCGGGCAGACCTTCGGGCCGGTCACGCCTGGATGA
- a CDS encoding aldo/keto reductase — MEYVRLGTTGLQVSRLCLGCMGFGDPNRWIHKWVLDEEHSRPVIQKALELGITFFDTANVYSLGASEEILGRALKDFANRDEVVIATKVHGRMRDGSNGAGLSRKAILSEIDHSLKRLGTDYVDLYQIHRWDDDTPIEETMEALHDVVKAGKARYIGASAMWAWQFQRALHVAEQRGWTRFVSMQDHLNLLYREEEREMLPLCRAEGIGMIPYSPLASGRLTREGSSESTLRSETDQIARSKYDATADADALVIAEVARIAQSRGVLRAQVALAWLLQKSPVTAPIIGATSGRHLDDAVGALTLTLTADEIAALEAPYVPHRIVGHH, encoded by the coding sequence ATGGAGTACGTTCGCCTGGGCACCACCGGTCTGCAGGTCTCGCGGCTCTGTCTGGGCTGCATGGGGTTTGGTGATCCGAACCGCTGGATTCACAAGTGGGTGCTGGACGAGGAGCACAGTCGTCCGGTCATTCAGAAGGCCCTGGAGCTGGGCATCACCTTCTTCGATACCGCCAACGTGTACTCACTGGGTGCCAGCGAGGAGATCCTGGGCCGCGCCCTGAAGGACTTCGCGAACCGCGACGAGGTCGTGATCGCCACGAAAGTGCATGGCCGGATGCGCGACGGTTCAAACGGCGCTGGCCTGTCCCGCAAGGCCATCCTGAGCGAGATCGACCACAGCCTCAAGCGCCTGGGCACCGACTACGTCGACCTGTATCAGATCCACCGCTGGGACGACGACACGCCCATCGAGGAGACCATGGAGGCGCTGCACGATGTAGTAAAGGCCGGAAAGGCCCGCTACATCGGGGCGTCCGCCATGTGGGCGTGGCAGTTCCAGCGGGCCCTGCATGTCGCCGAGCAGCGCGGCTGGACACGCTTCGTGTCCATGCAGGATCACCTGAACCTGCTCTACCGCGAGGAGGAGCGGGAGATGCTGCCGCTGTGCCGCGCCGAGGGCATCGGCATGATTCCCTACAGCCCGCTGGCCTCCGGCCGACTCACACGGGAGGGTTCCTCCGAATCCACCCTGCGCTCCGAGACCGACCAGATCGCGCGCAGCAAGTACGACGCCACAGCCGACGCGGACGCGCTGGTGATCGCGGAGGTGGCACGTATCGCGCAGAGCCGGGGAGTGCTCCGCGCGCAGGTCGCGCTGGCGTGGCTGCTCCAGAAGTCGCCGGTGACCGCGCCGATCATCGGGGCCACGAGTGGCCGGCATCTCGACGACGCCGTCGGGGCGCTGACCCTGACCCTGACCGCGGACGAGATCGCCGCGCTGGAGGCGCCGTACGTGCCGCACCGCATCGTCGGCCACCACTAG
- a CDS encoding metallophosphoesterase, with translation MRALLLLSLLLAACAPATSPARTLPDTVAALPFAADTSHLRVVVMGDQGTGTDVQWKVAAAMQTVCARAGCDLGVALGDNFYPASPKEVTSSVFHDRFEVPYGPLKIPFLVVPGNHDESWLAGGDGADSRGAEVEVAYGKLNPQWVMPARDYRAPVGQLVEFFAVDTAPLAAYLPPRQADERAGGAWEVAQRQWLSGVLARSSARWKLVLGHHPLFSNSVHGDAGHYDGLGLSFQRGDGVRQLYTLACGQANVLLSGHDHALEVFSPQPECPDTWTLVSGAAGNPSSPGGGARPAAFEAYRQPGFMVLDLTPEALTVQVYVLDNAGAATLAHTQVIAPRP, from the coding sequence ATGCGCGCCCTTCTGCTGCTCTCCCTGCTGCTGGCGGCCTGCGCGCCAGCCACGTCGCCTGCTCGGACACTGCCGGATACCGTGGCGGCCTTGCCCTTCGCGGCCGATACTTCGCACCTACGGGTGGTGGTCATGGGCGACCAGGGCACGGGAACCGACGTGCAGTGGAAGGTAGCGGCGGCCATGCAGACCGTCTGCGCGAGGGCTGGCTGCGACCTGGGGGTCGCGCTGGGTGACAACTTCTACCCGGCCAGCCCGAAGGAGGTGACCTCGTCGGTCTTCCATGACCGTTTCGAGGTGCCGTACGGGCCGCTGAAGATTCCCTTCCTGGTGGTGCCCGGCAACCACGACGAGTCCTGGCTGGCGGGTGGGGACGGCGCGGACTCGCGCGGTGCCGAGGTGGAGGTCGCGTACGGGAAGCTCAACCCGCAGTGGGTGATGCCCGCCCGCGATTACCGCGCGCCCGTGGGCCAGCTCGTGGAGTTCTTCGCCGTGGACACCGCGCCGCTGGCCGCGTACCTGCCGCCCCGGCAGGCGGACGAGCGGGCGGGCGGCGCGTGGGAGGTCGCTCAGCGCCAGTGGCTGTCCGGGGTGCTCGCGCGCAGCTCGGCCCGCTGGAAGCTGGTGCTGGGGCACCACCCGCTGTTCAGCAACTCCGTTCACGGTGACGCCGGACACTATGACGGCCTGGGACTGTCCTTCCAGCGTGGGGACGGTGTGCGGCAGCTGTACACCCTGGCGTGTGGGCAGGCCAACGTGCTGCTCAGCGGCCACGATCACGCGCTGGAGGTGTTTTCGCCGCAGCCGGAATGCCCGGATACCTGGACGCTGGTGTCGGGCGCGGCGGGCAATCCGTCCTCGCCGGGCGGCGGGGCGCGTCCGGCGGCCTTCGAGGCGTACCGGCAGCCGGGGTTCATGGTACTCGACCTCACACCCGAGGCGCTCACCGTGCAGGTGTATGTGCTGGACAATGCGGGCGCGGCCACGCTGGCGCACACGCAGGTGATCGCGCCGCGTCCGTGA
- a CDS encoding glycerophosphodiester phosphodiesterase, protein MGIRWKAVLGTAVLAGALAACRSTPPTNPFITGRTWNIAHQGGELLWPSNTLTAYRNASALGVDMLDMDMHVTQDGALVLSHDDTLDRLTDRHGTITQMTLAQVLETDAGYALSLDGGKTYPFRGQGVRVGQLSEVLAAFPTSPMTIEIKEAQPSVAAPFCKALREAGVTSRVIVASFSDRAMHDFRAACPEVMTSMTEKELRPLVLLSKVGLARLSPLPGRAAQVPVKGGGITVVTPGFVRAMHARGVAVQVWTINDPDEMRRLVGMGVDGIFTDRPDELKQVLSGR, encoded by the coding sequence ATGGGTATCCGCTGGAAAGCCGTCCTGGGCACCGCCGTGCTGGCGGGCGCGCTCGCCGCGTGCCGCAGCACCCCGCCCACCAATCCGTTCATCACGGGCCGCACGTGGAACATCGCGCACCAGGGTGGGGAACTGCTGTGGCCCAGCAACACCCTGACCGCGTACCGGAACGCCTCGGCGCTGGGTGTGGACATGCTCGACATGGACATGCACGTCACGCAGGACGGCGCGCTGGTGCTCTCGCACGACGACACCCTGGATCGGCTGACCGACCGCCACGGCACGATCACGCAGATGACGCTCGCGCAGGTGCTGGAAACCGACGCCGGGTATGCCCTGTCGCTGGACGGCGGGAAGACCTATCCCTTCCGGGGGCAAGGTGTGCGCGTGGGCCAGCTGTCCGAGGTGCTCGCCGCGTTCCCGACGTCGCCCATGACCATCGAGATCAAGGAGGCGCAGCCCAGCGTGGCCGCGCCCTTCTGCAAGGCGCTGCGGGAGGCGGGCGTGACCTCCCGCGTGATCGTCGCCAGTTTCAGCGATCGAGCCATGCACGACTTCCGTGCGGCGTGTCCTGAAGTGATGACCAGCATGACCGAGAAGGAACTGCGGCCCCTGGTGCTGCTCAGCAAGGTCGGCCTCGCGCGGCTGTCCCCGCTGCCGGGTCGCGCCGCGCAGGTGCCCGTGAAAGGGGGCGGGATCACGGTCGTCACACCGGGCTTCGTGCGGGCCATGCATGCGCGCGGCGTGGCCGTGCAGGTCTGGACGATTAACGACCCGGACGAGATGCGCCGCCTGGTGGGCATGGGCGTGGACGGCATCTTCACCGATCGCCCGGACGAGCTCAAACAGGTGCTGTCGGGCCGCTGA
- a CDS encoding phosphotransferase enzyme family protein produces the protein MSFAALSQRAQVVRLRPTALAALPAYPFTVRRLRLLNHAYNTTFRVDTQEGQTFALRINVNSRRTPQQIGAEMAWLAALAHDTELPVPVPQPTRDGHLLQELWNPALGRALPVTVFSWLPGPNLGRHATPAQMREVGRAAATLHAHALGWTLPSGTALSSLRDPLMDTPNRLIREHALLTPERRDIVLAALARVEAALGRVFVQDTPRVLHADLHNWNLKWNRGRLSVFDFDDSGVGVPMQDLAISAYYLRPRVDLEAALLEGYAFAAPLPTYAQADYEAVVAGRSLVLLNDLLENTTANLRDLLPRYVPNAVIKLRHYLETGVFRHDVEGLIQA, from the coding sequence ATGTCCTTCGCCGCTCTGTCCCAGCGGGCGCAGGTCGTCCGGCTGCGGCCCACCGCTCTGGCGGCCCTGCCCGCCTACCCGTTTACGGTGCGCCGCCTGCGCCTGCTGAACCACGCCTACAACACGACCTTCCGGGTCGATACGCAGGAAGGGCAGACCTTCGCGCTGCGGATCAACGTGAATTCCCGCCGGACTCCGCAGCAGATCGGGGCCGAGATGGCGTGGCTGGCCGCCCTGGCCCACGACACGGAGCTGCCGGTGCCGGTGCCGCAGCCCACGCGCGACGGCCATCTGCTACAGGAACTGTGGAACCCGGCACTGGGACGGGCGTTGCCGGTCACCGTGTTCTCGTGGCTGCCCGGCCCGAACCTGGGCCGACACGCCACGCCCGCCCAGATGCGTGAGGTCGGCCGCGCCGCCGCGACCCTGCACGCCCACGCGCTGGGCTGGACGCTGCCCTCTGGCACGGCCCTGAGCAGTCTGCGCGACCCGCTGATGGACACCCCCAACCGGCTGATCCGGGAACACGCCCTCCTGACCCCGGAGCGCCGCGACATCGTCCTGGCGGCTCTGGCACGCGTCGAGGCCGCCCTGGGTCGCGTGTTCGTGCAGGACACCCCCAGAGTGCTGCACGCCGACCTGCACAACTGGAATCTCAAATGGAACCGGGGCCGGCTGTCCGTGTTCGACTTCGACGACAGCGGTGTGGGCGTGCCCATGCAGGATCTGGCGATCAGCGCGTACTACCTGCGCCCCAGGGTCGACCTGGAGGCGGCGCTGCTGGAGGGCTACGCGTTCGCAGCGCCCTTGCCCACCTACGCCCAGGCCGACTATGAGGCCGTCGTCGCGGGCCGCAGCCTGGTGCTGCTCAACGACCTGCTGGAGAACACGACGGCCAACCTCCGCGACCTGCTTCCGCGTTACGTGCCGAACGCGGTCATCAAGCTGCGCCACTACCTGGAGACCGGCGTGTTCCGGCACGATGTGGAGGGACTCATCCAGGCGTGA
- a CDS encoding thioredoxin domain-containing protein encodes MKPLARLLAAAALLTPATAHAQLWQTPQTTAAQAILKDYAAQGNVLKRGETTVTLDVAGNAVVGVFIEAGTVADLARGIGVGWGLTEAELPKLQANLAAPRVLTAAKKGVIELTDDGATDLIALKSTGDGAQTRFSAYVAVKVWPDSAFPATRNVMGSAAAPDTLRIFSDFQCPYCKQMWDRSAKAWEAAPEAYRTYHYQFPLTMHRNAFAAAEASECASAQGQFWPYANALFAAYEQWTPLEPKDIPATLTTYAKAAGLDPATFTACLSSHAFKSSIDAQIKAGIAVGVQGTPTVYLNGVKLQNYSDAAELARVHAATTATPSAAALIDARLKLFR; translated from the coding sequence GTGAAGCCCCTTGCCCGACTCCTCGCCGCCGCTGCCCTCCTCACTCCCGCGACGGCCCACGCCCAGCTGTGGCAGACCCCGCAGACCACCGCCGCACAGGCGATCCTGAAGGACTACGCGGCCCAGGGAAATGTCCTGAAGCGCGGAGAGACGACCGTCACGCTCGATGTCGCCGGGAATGCCGTGGTCGGTGTGTTCATAGAGGCCGGTACCGTGGCGGATCTGGCACGCGGCATTGGCGTGGGCTGGGGGCTCACGGAGGCGGAGCTGCCGAAACTCCAGGCGAATCTCGCCGCGCCCAGAGTGCTGACCGCCGCCAAGAAGGGTGTCATTGAACTGACGGATGACGGCGCGACCGATCTGATCGCCCTGAAATCCACTGGCGACGGCGCGCAGACCCGCTTCTCGGCGTACGTGGCCGTGAAGGTCTGGCCGGACTCGGCGTTCCCTGCCACGAGGAACGTGATGGGCAGCGCGGCGGCCCCCGACACCCTGCGGATCTTCAGTGACTTCCAGTGCCCGTACTGCAAGCAGATGTGGGACCGTTCCGCGAAGGCGTGGGAGGCCGCGCCGGAGGCGTACCGCACGTACCATTATCAGTTCCCGCTCACCATGCACCGCAACGCCTTCGCCGCCGCCGAGGCCAGCGAGTGCGCCAGTGCCCAGGGTCAGTTCTGGCCGTACGCGAACGCGCTGTTCGCCGCCTATGAACAGTGGACGCCGCTGGAACCTAAGGACATTCCCGCCACGTTGACCACCTACGCGAAGGCCGCCGGACTCGACCCGGCCACCTTCACGGCCTGCCTCAGCTCACACGCCTTCAAGAGCAGCATCGACGCGCAGATCAAAGCCGGGATCGCCGTGGGCGTGCAGGGCACCCCAACCGTCTACCTGAACGGCGTGAAACTGCAGAACTATTCGGACGCAGCCGAACTGGCCCGCGTCCACGCGGCCACGACGGCCACGCCCAGTGCCGCCGCCTTGATCGACGCGCGGCTGAAGCTGTTCAGGTAA
- a CDS encoding serine/threonine-protein kinase — MPLDVGSQLAGRYDLHALLGEGGSARVFRAQDILIGREVAVKLQHAHVPDSDRERFLREVRTLARLTHPGIVPVLDLGSDPDTGRPFFTMPLMTGGPVTALGPLEDAPLPLAQYLTAAAFSARALHFIHAQGITHRDLTPGNVLLDDAGLPRIMDFGLVALTEHTRHLTRSGVTLGTPTYMAPEQARGVGVGPRSDLYALGAVLYRVACGVPPFVGDSDQSVMYQHVYERVPDPRDLNPAVPDAIARVLLALLAKRPEDRPESGEALAHLWALARRDVWTNHARGQYRGGRTRTGEHPDGPARVGSLREVWSVPLPGEVTWPAAVVGEGDLVAVGTRGGQLVLTHASGRPFATFAAKDEVTAPATFHGGHILFGAWDGTLRRVDLNTGAELWRHQARAELTGAPTLWRGRVLASSRDGHLHALDALTGELAWAYRTGGPVAASPLVWGSAALLCDENGWLHALDAEDGRPLWRVEVGTVHGTPALLPTGSGEATLVVATWEGEVHALALGVDRGRAVLRGAEPNLWTYDLEDEVWAAPALTRGDGPHGLAILAGWGGTVRALRLSDGEDVWSHTLEGRVTASPVISAGLVFLASEAGELVALDIRTGAPRWLQRERTGVQATPLAADGTLYVAFMNGTLRAYRSPALDPPT, encoded by the coding sequence ATGCCACTGGACGTGGGCTCGCAGCTCGCCGGGCGTTATGACCTGCACGCCCTGCTGGGTGAGGGCGGCAGCGCCCGCGTGTTCCGCGCCCAGGACATCCTGATCGGCCGTGAGGTCGCCGTGAAGCTCCAGCACGCGCACGTGCCCGACAGTGACCGCGAACGTTTCCTGCGCGAAGTCCGCACCCTGGCCCGCCTGACGCACCCCGGCATCGTGCCGGTGCTCGACCTGGGCAGCGACCCGGATACAGGACGGCCCTTCTTCACCATGCCCCTCATGACGGGCGGCCCGGTCACGGCGCTGGGACCGCTGGAGGACGCGCCGCTGCCGCTGGCCCAGTACCTGACGGCGGCGGCCTTCTCGGCGCGGGCGCTGCACTTCATTCACGCGCAGGGCATCACGCACCGCGACCTGACGCCCGGCAACGTGCTGCTGGACGACGCGGGCCTGCCACGCATCATGGATTTCGGGCTGGTGGCCCTCACCGAGCATACCCGGCACCTGACGCGAAGTGGCGTCACGCTGGGCACGCCCACCTACATGGCCCCCGAACAGGCGCGCGGGGTGGGCGTCGGGCCGCGCAGCGACCTGTACGCGCTGGGCGCCGTGCTGTACCGCGTGGCCTGCGGCGTGCCGCCGTTCGTGGGCGACAGCGACCAGAGCGTCATGTACCAGCACGTCTACGAGCGCGTGCCCGACCCCCGCGACCTGAACCCGGCCGTGCCGGACGCCATCGCGCGCGTGCTGCTGGCCCTGCTCGCCAAACGCCCGGAAGATCGCCCGGAGAGCGGCGAGGCGCTGGCGCACCTGTGGGCGCTGGCCCGGCGGGATGTGTGGACGAACCACGCGCGCGGCCAGTACCGGGGCGGCCGCACCCGCACGGGCGAGCACCCGGACGGCCCGGCCCGCGTGGGCAGCCTGCGCGAGGTCTGGAGCGTGCCCCTGCCCGGCGAGGTCACCTGGCCAGCCGCCGTGGTCGGCGAGGGCGACCTGGTCGCGGTCGGCACGCGCGGCGGACAGCTGGTGCTCACACACGCGTCGGGACGGCCCTTCGCGACCTTCGCGGCCAAGGACGAGGTCACCGCGCCCGCCACCTTCCACGGCGGGCACATCCTGTTCGGCGCGTGGGACGGCACGCTCAGGCGCGTCGACCTGAACACGGGCGCGGAACTGTGGCGGCACCAGGCGCGCGCCGAGCTGACCGGCGCGCCTACCCTGTGGCGCGGGCGGGTGCTGGCCAGCAGCCGCGACGGGCACCTGCATGCCCTGGACGCCCTGACGGGCGAACTCGCGTGGGCGTACCGCACGGGCGGCCCGGTGGCCGCGAGCCCCCTGGTGTGGGGCAGCGCGGCCCTGCTGTGCGACGAGAACGGCTGGCTGCACGCCCTGGACGCCGAGGACGGCCGCCCACTGTGGCGTGTGGAGGTGGGTACGGTACACGGCACGCCCGCGCTGCTGCCCACCGGCAGTGGTGAGGCGACCCTGGTCGTCGCCACCTGGGAAGGCGAGGTGCACGCCCTGGCCCTGGGTGTGGATCGCGGGCGGGCGGTGCTGCGCGGGGCCGAACCGAATTTGTGGACGTACGACCTCGAGGACGAGGTGTGGGCGGCCCCGGCCCTCACGCGCGGAGACGGCCCGCACGGTCTGGCGATCCTGGCCGGCTGGGGCGGCACGGTGCGCGCCCTGCGCCTCTCGGACGGCGAGGACGTCTGGTCGCACACCCTGGAGGGCCGCGTGACGGCCAGTCCCGTGATCAGCGCCGGGCTGGTCTTCCTCGCCTCCGAGGCGGGGGAACTGGTCGCGCTGGACATCCGGACGGGCGCGCCCCGCTGGCTGCAGCGGGAACGTACGGGCGTTCAGGCCACCCCGCTCGCCGCCGACGGCACCCTGTACGTGGCGTTCATGAACGGCACCCTGCGCGCCTACCGCAGTCCCGCCCTCGATCCGCCCACCTGA
- a CDS encoding DUF805 domain-containing protein, with amino-acid sequence MNDYLNVIRNNYANFQGRARRREFWMFSLINFIILTVLEIPVLVSLPALSASTDGNGQTSSPLMWLMIISGLLILLYSLFILLPSLAVSVRRLHDTGKSGWWYLISFVPFIGSLAVLVLMVLDSEPGSNPWGPNPKGETAAVTANSW; translated from the coding sequence ATGAACGACTACCTGAATGTGATCCGAAACAACTACGCGAACTTCCAGGGCCGCGCCCGCCGCCGCGAATTCTGGATGTTCTCACTGATCAACTTCATCATCCTGACGGTGCTGGAGATTCCGGTACTGGTCAGCCTGCCCGCCCTCTCCGCCTCTACGGACGGTAACGGCCAGACCTCTTCCCCACTGATGTGGCTGATGATCATCAGCGGTCTCCTGATCCTGCTGTACAGCCTGTTCATCCTGCTCCCCTCCCTGGCCGTCAGCGTGCGGCGCCTGCACGACACCGGGAAGAGCGGATGGTGGTACCTGATCTCCTTCGTTCCGTTCATCGGCAGTCTGGCCGTGCTCGTGCTGATGGTGCTGGACAGCGAACCCGGCAGCAACCCGTGGGGCCCCAATCCGAAAGGCGAGACGGCAGCCGTCACGGCGAACTCCTGGTAG
- the tatA gene encoding twin-arginine translocase TatA/TatE family subunit: MPNIGAPELIVILIVALIVFGPRKLPELGKSLGAGLREFRKSTQGLKDELEGTMRDAPTPPGPAAVQTIHVPLVQPEGTVPAQPVVAASVTPVAVAPQAVTPQAVTPPTEPAERVG, translated from the coding sequence ATGCCCAATATCGGTGCCCCGGAACTGATCGTGATCCTGATCGTCGCCCTGATCGTCTTCGGGCCGCGCAAGCTGCCGGAACTCGGCAAGAGCCTCGGCGCGGGCCTGCGCGAGTTCCGCAAGAGCACGCAGGGCCTCAAGGATGAACTGGAAGGCACCATGCGGGACGCGCCCACGCCTCCCGGCCCGGCCGCCGTCCAGACCATCCACGTGCCCCTGGTACAGCCCGAGGGAACGGTTCCGGCCCAGCCGGTGGTAGCCGCCTCGGTCACGCCCGTCGCCGTGGCCCCCCAGGCTGTGACGCCCCAGGCGGTCACGCCGCCCACCGAACCGGCCGAACGCGTCGGCTGA
- the thrS gene encoding threonine--tRNA ligase — MHVILPDGKQLELAQGATALDAAKAIGPRLAQDALAATVGGDLVDLMSPLPDGAHISLITKKNPEAAAPLFRHSLGHVMSQAVGEFYRAKGYPADAVKRGVGPSIENGWYQDFDLPEPLKEEELPEIEKLMREIIGRNLDFSRREVSKAEGLAQFPHDPYKQELIEGLPEGEPITFYQQGDYVDLCRGPHFPNTGKLPMSFKLMSTSGAYWRGNEKNPILQRVYGVAFATQKELDGYLHALEEAKRRDHRKLGKELELFTIDPLVGKGLPLWLPNGTVLREELAGFLKEQQFKRGYQGVITPNIGNLDLYRTSGHYPYYSESQFNPIEVDDEQYMLKPMNCPHHVRIYDSKPRSYRDLPVRLAEFGTVYRYEQSGELNGLTRVRGFTQDDAHIFCRPDQLKKEFLDVLDLTVLVLGTFGMTDVRFRVGVREQGSDKYVGDEANWALAEQQIIEAVEEVGLPYTIEPGDAAFYGPKLDFVVKDVLGREWQLGTIQVDYNLPERFDISYVGEDGQEHRPVMIHRAPFGSIERFTGILIEHYAGDFPLWLAPRQVMIIPIADRHNAYAETLRAELHDRGLRAEVDDSSNRMQAKVRTAELSKIPVMLIVGDQEEAGRQVSVRERTPEGLKERKGVGFDELKTELLERYKSRA; from the coding sequence ATGCACGTCATTCTTCCCGATGGGAAACAACTGGAACTTGCGCAGGGCGCCACGGCCCTGGACGCCGCCAAGGCAATCGGCCCCCGGCTCGCGCAGGACGCGCTGGCCGCCACCGTGGGCGGTGACCTGGTCGATCTGATGAGTCCGCTGCCCGACGGCGCACACATCTCACTGATCACGAAGAAGAATCCGGAGGCAGCCGCACCCCTGTTCCGGCACTCGCTGGGCCACGTAATGAGTCAGGCGGTCGGCGAGTTCTATCGAGCGAAGGGGTACCCGGCGGACGCCGTCAAGCGCGGCGTCGGCCCCAGCATCGAGAACGGCTGGTACCAGGACTTCGACCTGCCCGAACCCCTCAAGGAAGAGGAACTGCCCGAGATCGAGAAGCTCATGCGCGAGATCATCGGGCGGAACCTGGACTTCTCACGTCGTGAGGTCAGCAAGGCCGAGGGCCTGGCGCAGTTCCCGCACGATCCGTACAAGCAGGAACTCATCGAGGGCCTGCCCGAGGGCGAACCGATCACCTTCTACCAGCAGGGCGACTACGTGGATCTGTGCCGCGGGCCGCACTTCCCGAACACGGGCAAGCTACCCATGAGCTTCAAGCTGATGAGCACGTCCGGCGCGTACTGGCGCGGCAACGAGAAGAACCCGATCCTCCAGCGCGTGTATGGCGTGGCCTTCGCCACGCAGAAGGAACTCGACGGGTACCTGCACGCGCTGGAGGAAGCCAAACGGCGCGACCACCGCAAGCTGGGCAAGGAACTCGAACTGTTCACCATCGATCCCCTCGTGGGCAAGGGCCTGCCGCTGTGGCTGCCGAACGGCACGGTGCTGCGCGAGGAACTGGCGGGCTTCCTCAAGGAGCAGCAGTTCAAACGCGGGTACCAGGGCGTGATCACGCCGAACATCGGAAACCTCGACCTGTACCGCACCAGCGGGCACTACCCGTACTACAGCGAGTCGCAGTTCAACCCGATCGAGGTCGATGACGAGCAGTACATGCTCAAGCCCATGAACTGCCCGCACCACGTCCGGATCTACGACAGCAAACCGCGCAGCTACCGTGACCTGCCGGTCAGGCTGGCCGAGTTCGGCACGGTGTACCGCTACGAGCAGTCCGGCGAACTGAACGGCCTGACCCGGGTGCGCGGCTTCACGCAGGACGACGCGCACATCTTCTGCCGCCCGGATCAGCTGAAAAAGGAGTTCCTGGACGTCCTCGACCTGACGGTACTGGTGCTCGGCACCTTCGGCATGACGGACGTGCGCTTCCGTGTGGGCGTGCGCGAGCAGGGCAGCGACAAGTACGTGGGCGACGAGGCGAACTGGGCGCTGGCCGAGCAGCAGATCATCGAGGCGGTCGAGGAAGTCGGCCTGCCCTACACCATCGAACCCGGTGATGCCGCCTTCTACGGCCCGAAACTGGACTTCGTGGTTAAGGACGTCCTGGGCCGCGAGTGGCAGCTGGGCACCATCCAGGTCGATTACAACCTGCCTGAACGCTTCGACATTTCCTACGTCGGCGAGGACGGCCAGGAGCACCGTCCCGTGATGATCCACCGCGCGCCGTTCGGGAGCATCGAGCGCTTCACGGGCATCCTGATCGAGCATTATGCCGGGGACTTCCCGCTGTGGCTCGCGCCCAGGCAGGTCATGATCATCCCCATCGCCGACCGGCACAACGCCTACGCCGAAACGCTACGCGCCGAACTGCACGACAGGGGCCTGCGCGCCGAGGTAGACGACAGTTCCAACCGCATGCAGGCCAAAGTCCGCACCGCCGAACTGAGCAAGATTCCGGTCATGCTGATCGTCGGTGATCAGGAGGAGGCCGGGCGGCAGGTCAGCGTCCGCGAACGCACGCCTGAGGGTCTGAAGGAGCGCAAGGGCGTGGGCTTTGACGAACTGAAAACGGAGCTCCTAGAACGGTACAAGAGTCGGGCGTAA